TGTAGGCGCCCATGTCCGTGGCCAGGGTGCGCACCCCCCAGCCAGAGAACATCTCCGGCGAGAGGAGCCGCTCGGCGACGGCGGGTGCCTTGTCCTCGTCGACGATCCCGCTCCACAGGCAGTGGCCCATGTTGGAGGCCAGCGAGTCGACGGGCCGCTTCGCGCCGTCGAGGGCCAGTGCGAAGTAGCCGCGGTCGGGGAGCCAGAAGCGATCGTTGAAGGCCTGTTTGAGCGAGGCGGCGCGTTCCGCCCACTCGAGACGCGCGTCCTCGTCACCGGCCTCCCAGGCGAAGTGCGCCCGGGCGAGATATGCGGCGTAGGTGTAGCCCTGCACCTCGCACAGGGCGATCGGGCCGCTGGCGACGGTCCCGTCCGCGAAGGTCACGCCGTCCCACGAGTCCTTCCACCCTTGGTTGGCGAGCCCGCGGTCGGTGGCCCGCTGGTCCTCGACGAACCCGTCCCCGTCACGGTCACCGCGCTCGACCAGCCAGGTCAGCGCTCGTTCCGCGTGCGGCAGCAGCTTCTCCACCTCGTCCCTGGCCAGCCCCCACCGGCTCAGCTCACCGAGAAGCACGACGAAGAGCGCTGTGGCGTCCGCGGTG
The Actinomycetes bacterium DNA segment above includes these coding regions:
- a CDS encoding amylo-alpha-1,6-glucosidase — encoded protein: TADATALFVVLLGELSRWGLARDEVEKLLPHAERALTWLVERGDRDGDGFVEDQRATDRGLANQGWKDSWDGVTFADGTVASGPIALCEVQGYTYAAYLARAHFAWEAGDEDARLEWAERAASLKQAFNDRFWLPDRGYFALALDGAKRPVDSLASNMGHCLWSGIVDEDKAPAVAERLLSPEMFSGWGVRTLATDMGAYNPLSYHNGSIWPHDNALVAAGLMRYGFVEESRRVATGVLDAAAAFGGRLPELFCGFGRDTYERPVPFPTSCSPQAWASATPVQLLRTLLRWDPWVPHGTAWLAPALPERYADLTLTNLPLAGSRLSVRVQGGRLAGVDGLPDGLEIRNEARPATSAVHDDSADG